The window AACGACATTGATAACCTTGCACTCCAGAACCATAGGGAACTCCTTAACATAAGGCGCGTCAACAACCTCGCTTTTTAAAGGAGTGAGTCCTGTAGCAGAAAATTTATCCGTATCTCTGCCTGAGACTATTCCAAAATAATCAGCCTCTTTAACGTATGCCTCAGAAGGCACATTAACAGTAAAAGCCTTCCTCTCCATAATATTCCCATGAGTGTAAGTTGCTTTCCTCATAGAAACAGCAACGCACGGGGGCTTTGAACAGCATATTCCTCCCCATGCAATAGTCATGACATTGGGTTTCCCTTCTTTGTCATAAGTGCCGATAACCCAGACAGGCGTTGGATAAATCAACGTCTTCGGTCCAAATGATTTTTTCATCTCATCCTCCTGATGATTTTTCAATTATCAAAAACATGTATACTTTTTTAGGTTTTTTTAAGATAGATGGCAAACTTTATTCCTTAAGTGTTTCTGTCTGCCTCTTAGCTTCTTTTTCATGCGTATATTTGCGGTATGCCTCCTCGCCGTGAGCAAGGAAATAATGCGTCTCTTCGATAATAGTTTTTATTCTTGTCTCTCTCAACAAAGATCCTGTGAATGCTCCTTTAACAAAATACACTTTTGTTTTTGAATTATCTAATGGCTCTAAAAATATACCCATATCTATAGTGCCCATAGAGATATAATTAACAATTATTGTCTTATCATCTTTATTGAAATCTGTAACTGTGGATCTATATACCATATTTATTAGATTATTTTCGCTGTGTCTGATGACAAATTTTATTCCGTCAAAAACCTTTTCCCATGGATGATTGAAGGTCTCGATTATAGCATCGCCTTCTGCTTTTTTCTTTTCAATGTCTTGAATGCTCGCGCAAGAAAAACAGAAAAACATCAAAAAGGATATTAATATAAAAACCTTTCTCATGACGATTTTTCAGCCTTCCTACTAATTTTTCTATCAAATTTTACTCTCATATACATAGAAAATACAAATCGCGAAGATTATATTTATTATTACTTTCTTTTTTATAAACCCTTTTTTCTTTATCGTCTATCAAATTTTTCACTGTGGATTTATTATCTTCTCTGCGAGCTGATC of the Nitrospiraceae bacterium genome contains:
- a CDS encoding flavin reductase family protein; translation: MKKSFGPKTLIYPTPVWVIGTYDKEGKPNVMTIAWGGICCSKPPCVAVSMRKATYTHGNIMERKAFTVNVPSEAYVKEADYFGIVSGRDTDKFSATGLTPLKSEVVDAPYVKEFPMVLECKVINVVEIGMHTQFIGEIVDVKADEAVLNEKGLPDIEKVKPILFAPETRAYQKVGSYIGEAFSIGRTLK